ATACAGGCGCAAGAAAAGACAAAGGATAAGGGACTCAAAGAAATGGAAACGCTGTTTTATGAGTTGTCAAAGAAGTATCAAGATTTTTTTAAAAATGAGAGTGATTTTGATAAAGGAATTTTCCCCGAACATCCTCAATACGGTCGTTTAGAAACGTATCTTTCCGAATTGATTCAGCATGTTGTTAACCATGGTACTTATCATCGTGGAAACCTTACGGCCATGATACGTCAACAGGGTTACTCAAGTGTACCAACAGATTATGTTTTCTATCTTTATGAAATCAATTCAACAAAATAGTTTTTCTCTTAACTTCCATTCACATTAAGGTAAACAAATTTTTAGCAATCGATCGCTTTTCTTAATGAACTAATAGGTGCGTTGTAAATTTTTCCTTCTTAAGATTTAAACTTCAAAAGTTTATCATAATAAGGTCTCATTTCACGTTA
This sequence is a window from Brevibacillus sp. JNUCC-41. Protein-coding genes within it:
- a CDS encoding DinB family protein, which gives rise to MYDYHVWANNKFLVRLKELPRDIYDREIQSVFSSIAETLVHIYTADTIWLGVIRENSMDEIQASIIQAQEKTKDKGLKEMETLFYELSKKYQDFFKNESDFDKGIFPEHPQYGRLETYLSELIQHVVNHGTYHRGNLTAMIRQQGYSSVPTDYVFYLYEINSTK